One Sphingomonas sp. FARSPH DNA segment encodes these proteins:
- a CDS encoding sensor histidine kinase, translated as MATLPAPQRPALNVRPFFEDKARAFWTLQAAGWTGYLLLRGASTLSNLSVKAVIPVIVEAIVGYCITLLLSTLYGYYRSLPRLGGVLLTVLTLLGAVVFYALIVSIAFSLVRDDRAAVTIVGLFGAIFVAFIVLTGWSALYFGINFYLIVEQQIDEMHILENQASLAQLAMLRYQLNPHFLFNTLNSISTLVLLKQTERANAMLSRLSSFLRYTLANEPTAHVTVAQEVETLKLYLEIEKMRFEERLRPIFDIDPRAERARLPSLLLQPLVENAIKYAVTPQEEGAEICVRVRLAGDRVQIGVSDTGPGLHETRVMPSLSTGVGLTNIRERLVQAYGPDHRFETRTTPAGGFSVDIEIPFQLDDVSREAA; from the coding sequence ATGGCGACCCTTCCCGCCCCGCAGCGCCCCGCGCTCAACGTACGCCCCTTCTTCGAGGACAAGGCCCGCGCCTTCTGGACGCTGCAGGCGGCCGGGTGGACCGGCTATCTGCTGCTGCGCGGTGCCTCGACGCTGTCGAACCTGTCGGTGAAGGCGGTGATCCCTGTCATCGTCGAGGCGATCGTCGGCTATTGCATCACGCTGCTGCTCTCGACGCTCTACGGCTATTACCGCTCGCTGCCGCGATTGGGCGGTGTGCTGCTCACCGTGCTCACCCTGCTCGGCGCGGTCGTCTTCTACGCGCTGATCGTGTCGATCGCCTTTTCGCTGGTACGCGACGACCGTGCGGCGGTGACGATCGTCGGGCTGTTCGGCGCGATCTTTGTCGCGTTCATCGTGCTCACCGGTTGGTCGGCGCTGTATTTCGGCATCAATTTCTACCTGATCGTCGAACAGCAGATCGACGAGATGCACATATTGGAGAACCAGGCATCCTTGGCGCAGCTCGCGATGCTGCGCTACCAGCTCAATCCGCATTTCCTATTCAACACGCTCAATTCGATTTCGACGCTCGTCCTGCTCAAGCAGACGGAGCGTGCGAACGCGATGTTGAGCCGTTTGTCGTCCTTCCTGCGTTATACGCTCGCCAACGAGCCCACCGCCCATGTCACGGTCGCGCAGGAGGTCGAAACGTTGAAGCTGTACCTCGAGATCGAGAAGATGCGCTTCGAAGAGCGTCTGCGCCCGATCTTCGACATCGATCCGCGCGCCGAACGCGCGCGCCTGCCCTCGCTGCTGCTCCAGCCTTTGGTCGAAAATGCGATCAAATATGCCGTCACACCGCAGGAGGAAGGTGCCGAAATCTGCGTGCGCGTGCGACTGGCCGGGGACCGGGTGCAGATCGGCGTATCCGACACCGGGCCGGGCTTGCACGAAACGCGCGTGATGCCCAGCCTTTCAACCGGCGTGGGTCTCACCAATATCAGGGAGAGGCTGGTGCAGGCCTATGGCCCGGACCACCGCTTCGAGACGCGTACCACGCCGGCTGGCGGGTTCTCGGTGGATATC